One genomic region from Microcystis panniformis FACHB-1757 encodes:
- a CDS encoding type II toxin-antitoxin system VapC family toxin — MNIILDACAVIAFVRNETGADLVRETITNQNNNKMIHVVNLCEVYYNFYRDIGESETEKLIQELSDINIKTRFDLSSKFWRQVSQYKALIKRISLADCFALTLANQEKGILLTSDRKEFEPIILLNICQINFIR; from the coding sequence ATGAATATCATTTTAGATGCTTGTGCTGTAATTGCTTTTGTTCGTAATGAAACAGGAGCGGATCTTGTCAGAGAAACCATCACTAATCAAAATAATAACAAAATGATTCATGTTGTTAATCTTTGCGAAGTTTACTATAATTTTTATCGCGATATAGGAGAATCAGAAACAGAAAAACTAATTCAAGAATTAAGTGATATTAACATAAAAACTCGCTTTGATTTAAGTAGCAAGTTTTGGCGACAAGTAAGCCAATATAAGGCACTAATTAAGCGCATTTCTTTAGCTGATTGTTTTGCTTTGACTTTAGCCAATCAAGAAAAAGGAATTTTACTTACTTCTGACCGAAAAGAATTTGAACCGATTATTCTTCTTAATATTTGTCAGATTAATTTTATTCGTTAA
- a CDS encoding DUF4347 domain-containing protein: MTSTLLPSLAAVDDVLFNFAQSDGLSQANQVNSARNKRLTATVVFLDAGVTDYQSLQAGVIPEVATVILSANQDRIEQISAFLPQNPQIITTTSIIKSVRYAIALHSLRVSKQLK, translated from the coding sequence ATGACTTCTACCCTCTTGCCGAGCCTTGCTGCTGTTGACGATGTTTTGTTCAATTTTGCTCAATCTGATGGCTTGAGTCAAGCTAATCAGGTGAATAGTGCGAGAAATAAGCGTTTAACCGCTACCGTAGTCTTCCTCGATGCTGGTGTTACCGATTATCAAAGTCTCCAAGCTGGAGTAATTCCAGAAGTCGCCACGGTTATTCTCTCTGCCAATCAAGACAGAATCGAACAAATATCCGCTTTTTTACCACAAAATCCCCAGATTATTACCACCACCTCTATTATTAAATCAGTGCGTTACGCTATCGCGCTTCACAGCCTACGAGTAAGCAAACAACTCAAATGA
- a CDS encoding Rpn family recombination-promoting nuclease/putative transposase, which translates to MNPTTANYDEPWKEALSEYFKAFLDFFFPEVHQLIDWTKTPESLEKELKRITASAKTKKRFADKLYKVWLLRGEEIWILIHIEIQSQYEENFPQRMYIYNYRAFDLYQKPVISLAILGDERVNWRPNAYNYTIAGCEVSLKFPTVKLLDYEESWTELEASSNPFAIIVMAHLKTKATTGKLPEREQWKWRLIRGLYEKEFKREQIIKLFEIIDNMMTLSTKLQESLESKIKQFEEERTMPLMSNMELRGIERGKEIGKEIGKEIGKEIGKEIGKEIGALENARNYVKTVLKTRLGDIPIEIEQAVDKISVLSILDELLKSALTVNSFDELQQLLEQ; encoded by the coding sequence ATGAACCCAACAACCGCCAATTATGATGAACCCTGGAAAGAAGCATTAAGCGAGTATTTTAAAGCCTTTTTAGATTTCTTTTTTCCTGAAGTTCACCAATTGATTGATTGGACAAAAACTCCCGAATCCCTAGAAAAAGAACTCAAACGGATTACCGCTTCAGCCAAGACAAAAAAACGTTTCGCAGACAAACTCTATAAAGTTTGGTTACTCAGGGGTGAAGAAATCTGGATTTTGATTCATATTGAAATTCAAAGTCAATACGAAGAAAATTTCCCTCAGAGGATGTATATTTATAACTATCGGGCCTTTGATTTGTATCAGAAACCAGTTATCAGTCTCGCTATATTAGGAGATGAACGAGTAAATTGGCGACCAAATGCCTATAATTATACTATCGCCGGCTGTGAAGTCAGCCTGAAATTCCCAACAGTCAAATTACTGGACTATGAGGAAAGCTGGACAGAACTAGAAGCAAGTAGCAATCCTTTTGCTATAATAGTGATGGCACACCTGAAAACAAAAGCGACTACAGGGAAGCTGCCAGAACGGGAACAGTGGAAGTGGAGGTTAATCAGGGGATTATATGAAAAGGAGTTTAAGAGAGAACAGATAATTAAACTGTTTGAAATCATCGACAATATGATGACTTTATCAACTAAATTACAGGAAAGCTTAGAGAGTAAAATTAAACAATTTGAGGAGGAAAGAACCATGCCTTTAATGAGTAATATGGAGTTACGAGGAATCGAACGCGGTAAGGAAATTGGTAAGGAAATTGGTAAGGAAATAGGCAAGGAAATTGGTAAGGAAATTGGTAAGGAAATTGGGGCGTTAGAAAATGCTCGTAACTATGTTAAAACGGTGCTGAAAACGCGATTGGGTGACATTCCAATAGAAATTGAGCAAGCTGTTGATAAAATTTCTGTATTATCGATTTTAGACGAGTTACTGAAATCGGCATTAACCGTTAATTCTTTTGATGAGTTGCAGCAACTTTTAGAACAATAG